From Salmo salar unplaced genomic scaffold, Ssal_v3.1, whole genome shotgun sequence, one genomic window encodes:
- the LOC123724040 gene encoding serine/arginine-rich splicing factor 11 encodes MPVQQISVVPAREMANNGRSAPRSKDKTESTKGGPGRSGSRSSNILKASSSTTGLAPGSVSRTTPSSQDICRPVPLGRVEEGCYTAVMKLSSAALGSSQTALGSSQQGQTRKKKKPNRKRDSCSGPDAAPAPAQDDPVQHSDDRGDHSSDRVGERRGERRGERRREKRGEHPRHRSAAPPESDSSSDGEAGREARSWSREKAKRGRRRSGSSRERGEGMELQSVGSDQGKENREKEVPLENGSGVKNRRGGGGGGGEERRRRSSQRREGEGPTFRSPSLAEDGEGEGQITKNYQETGSVGGDMSALSPRRRGGCNAPEGCSDDEPEACRICHCEGDEDCVLITPCRCTGSMRFVHQDCLNQWIKSSDTHCCELCQYHFIMEAHLKPLRKWEKLQMSTSERRKILCSVMFHLVAVGCVVWSVYVLVNRTLHEINLGRNTDDMWRISVMKYYTAEGKEGLGG; translated from the exons ATGCCAGTGCAGCAGATCTCCGTGGTCCCCGCTCGGGAGATGGCCAATAACGGCCGGAGCGCCCCTCGCTCCAAAGACAAGACCGAG agtaCTAAAGGAGGTCCAGGTCGGTCAGGTAGTCGATCCAGCAACATCTTGAAG GCCAGCAGTTCTACGACGGGATTGGCTCCTGGCAGTGTTTCCAGGACAACTCCCTCCTCTCAGGACATCTGCAG gccggtGCCACTGGGTCGTGTAGAGGAAGGTTGTTACACAGCAGTGATGAAGCTGAGCAGTGCGGCATTAGGCTCCTCCCAGACCGCGTTAGGCTCCTCCCAGCAGGGCCAAACCAGGAAGAAGAAAAAACCAAACAGGAAGAGAGACTCCTGCTCCGGCCCCGACGCCGCCCCAGCGCCCGCACAAGATGACCCGGTCCAACACAGTGACGACCGCGGCGACCACAGCTCTGACCGTgtcggggagaggagaggggagaggagaggggagaggaggagggagaagagaggggaacaCCCACGCCACCGTAGCGCCGCCCCTCCTGAATCTGATTCGTCGTCGGACGGGGAGGCGGGGCGGGAGGCCAGAAGCTGGAGCAGGGAGAAAGCCAAGAGGGGGCGACGCCGCAGTGGGAgtagcagggagaggggagaggggatggagctGCAGTCTGTCGGGTCCGACCAGGGGAAGGAGAACCGAGAGAAAGAGGTTCCGCTGGAGAACGGTTCCGGAGTGAAGAACcggcgaggaggaggaggaggaggaggggaggagaggaggaggaggagctcccagcgcagggagggggaggggcctACGTTCCGTAGCCCATCATTGGctgaggatggagagggggagggacagaTCACTAAGAATTACCAGGAGACCGGGTCAGTGGGTGGAGACATGTCCGCTCTGTCGCCACGGAGACGTGGGGGCTGCAACGCCCCCGAAGGCTGCTCCGATGACGAGCCAGAAGCCTGCAG gatctgCCACTGTGAAGGAGATGAGGACTGTGTGCTGATCACCCCGTGCCGCTGTACAGGCAGCATGAGGTTTGTTCACCAGGACTGTCTGAACCAGTGGATCAAATCATCAGACACACACTGCTGTGAACTCTGCCAGTACCACTTCATTATGGAGGCTCACCTGAAACCTCTACGCAAG TGGGAGAAGCTCCAGATGTCGACCAGCGAGAGGAGGAAGATCTTGTGCTCTGTGATGTTCCACCTGGTGGCGGTTGGTTGTGTTGTCTGGTCCGTGTACGTCCTCGTCAACAGAACCCTCCACGAGATCAACCTGGGACGCAACACCG ACGACATGTGGAGAATATCAGTGATGAAGTACTACACTGCTGAGGGTAAGGAGGGTCTGGGGGGATAA